Proteins from a single region of Starkeya sp. ORNL1:
- the trkA gene encoding Trk system potassium transporter TrkA yields MKVVICGAGQVGFGIAERLAAEQNDVSIIDTSPRLIQAITDTLDVRGFVGHGSHPDVLARAGLEAADMLIAVTLHDEVNMVACQVGHALFDVPTKIARIRAQSYLQGHWRDLFSRDHLPIDVVISPEIEVGEMVLRRLSLPGAIDTVNFAEGRVVVVGVECKDDCPVLDTPLRQLTDLFPDLQAVVVAVNRKGKVFVPRSTDSLIAGDVAYFTARAEQVTRTLSIFGHDELPAQRIVIGGGGNIGLYVARELERRNPKARVKIIEDNQARAEAIAQELGTTVVLQGSALDRIILEEASVGDADTMIAVTNDDRVNILSCLLSRELGARRMLSLLNDPNYPAFARGLGIDAYVNPRQITVSKVLQHVRKGRIRGVHSLLDGAGEVIEAEALETSPLVGKPLKELDLFDGMRIGAIIRGGKIVLPRGDTVIHARDRIVLFALADKVKRVEQLFRVSLEFF; encoded by the coding sequence ATGAAAGTCGTTATTTGCGGGGCGGGGCAGGTGGGTTTCGGCATCGCCGAGCGCCTAGCCGCCGAGCAGAACGACGTCTCCATCATCGACACCTCGCCGCGCCTCATCCAGGCCATCACCGATACGCTCGACGTGCGCGGCTTCGTCGGCCACGGCTCGCATCCGGACGTGCTGGCGCGGGCCGGGCTGGAAGCCGCCGACATGCTGATCGCGGTGACCTTGCACGACGAGGTCAACATGGTCGCCTGCCAGGTCGGCCATGCGCTGTTCGACGTGCCGACCAAGATCGCCCGCATCCGCGCCCAGAGCTATCTCCAGGGCCATTGGCGCGACCTGTTCTCGCGCGACCATCTGCCGATCGACGTCGTCATCTCGCCGGAGATCGAGGTCGGCGAGATGGTGCTGCGTCGTCTCTCGCTGCCCGGCGCCATCGACACGGTGAATTTCGCGGAAGGCCGCGTCGTCGTGGTCGGCGTGGAGTGCAAGGACGACTGCCCGGTGCTGGACACCCCGCTGCGCCAGCTCACCGACCTGTTCCCGGATCTGCAGGCCGTCGTGGTGGCAGTGAATCGCAAGGGCAAGGTGTTCGTGCCGCGCTCGACGGATTCGCTGATCGCCGGCGACGTCGCCTATTTCACCGCGCGCGCCGAGCAGGTGACGCGCACGCTCTCGATCTTCGGCCATGACGAGCTGCCCGCCCAGCGCATCGTCATCGGCGGCGGCGGTAATATCGGGCTCTATGTCGCCCGCGAGCTGGAGCGCCGCAATCCCAAGGCGCGGGTCAAGATCATCGAGGACAACCAAGCGCGGGCCGAAGCGATTGCGCAGGAGCTCGGCACCACCGTCGTGCTGCAAGGCAGCGCGCTCGACCGCATCATCCTCGAAGAGGCCTCGGTCGGCGATGCCGACACCATGATTGCGGTGACCAATGATGACCGCGTCAACATCCTGTCCTGCCTGTTGTCGCGCGAGCTCGGCGCGCGGCGCATGCTCTCGCTGCTGAACGATCCCAATTATCCCGCCTTTGCCCGCGGGCTCGGCATCGACGCCTATGTGAATCCGCGCCAGATCACCGTCTCCAAGGTGCTCCAGCACGTGCGCAAGGGGCGCATACGCGGCGTGCATTCGCTGCTCGACGGCGCCGGCGAGGTGATCGAGGCCGAGGCACTGGAAACCTCGCCGCTGGTGGGCAAGCCGCTGAAGGAGCTCGACCTGTTCGACGGCATGCGGATCGGCGCCATCATCCGCGGCGGCAAGATCGTGCTGCCGCGTGGCGACACCGTCATTCACGCACGCGACCGCATCGTGCTGTTCGCCCTCGCCGACAAGGTGAAGCGCGTCGAGCAGTTGTTCCGCGTCAGCCTCGAATTCTTCTGA
- a CDS encoding sigma-54 dependent transcriptional regulator, producing MATDILIVDDEADIRGLVAGILEDEGYGARTAKDSDEALNAIIARRPNLIFLDIWLERSKLDGLQLLDVIKRDHPDVPVVMISGHGTIETAVAAIKQGAYDFIEKPFNADRLLLVADRALETLRLKREVRDLKQRSPVAQSLIGRSTVMNQLRQTIEKVAPTNSRIMIFGPSGSGKELVARMLHASSARAPGPFVIINAAAITPERMETELFGVEGGEGQGRQVGALEEAHGGTLFIDEVADMPRETQNRILRVLVDQNFLRVGGATRVSVDVRIISSTARNLEKEIADGRFREDLYHRLGVVPLRVPPLAERREDVPELVDYFLDQISQGTGLPRRRIAEDALAVLQSHDWPGNVRQLRNNIERLLILATGDPDSAVTASMLPPDVGSLVPSLPNGNGGEHLMGLPLREAREVFEREYLVAQISRFGGNISRTAEFVGMERSALHRKLKALGIG from the coding sequence ATGGCGACGGATATTCTCATCGTCGACGACGAAGCCGACATTCGCGGCCTCGTCGCTGGCATCCTGGAGGATGAGGGCTACGGCGCCCGCACCGCCAAGGACAGCGACGAGGCGCTGAACGCGATCATCGCGCGCCGTCCCAACCTGATCTTTCTCGACATCTGGCTGGAGCGCTCCAAGCTCGACGGGCTCCAATTGCTCGACGTGATCAAGCGCGACCATCCCGACGTGCCGGTGGTCATGATCTCCGGCCACGGCACCATCGAGACCGCGGTCGCCGCTATCAAGCAGGGCGCCTACGACTTCATCGAGAAGCCGTTCAACGCCGACCGGCTGCTCCTGGTCGCCGATCGCGCACTGGAGACGCTGCGGCTGAAACGCGAGGTGCGCGACCTCAAGCAGCGCTCGCCGGTGGCGCAGTCGCTGATCGGCCGCTCGACGGTAATGAACCAGCTGCGGCAGACCATCGAGAAGGTGGCGCCGACCAATAGCCGCATCATGATCTTCGGCCCATCCGGCTCCGGCAAGGAACTGGTCGCCCGCATGCTGCATGCGAGCTCGGCGCGCGCCCCCGGTCCGTTCGTCATCATCAATGCCGCGGCGATCACGCCGGAGCGCATGGAGACCGAGCTGTTCGGCGTCGAGGGCGGCGAAGGGCAGGGTCGTCAGGTCGGCGCGCTGGAAGAGGCCCATGGCGGCACGCTGTTCATCGACGAAGTCGCCGACATGCCGCGCGAGACGCAGAATCGCATCCTGCGGGTGCTGGTCGACCAGAACTTCCTCAGGGTCGGCGGCGCGACGCGGGTATCGGTGGATGTGCGCATCATCTCCTCCACCGCGCGCAATCTCGAGAAGGAGATCGCCGACGGCCGCTTCCGCGAGGATCTCTATCACCGCCTCGGCGTGGTGCCGTTGCGCGTGCCGCCGCTCGCCGAGCGGCGCGAGGACGTGCCGGAGCTGGTCGACTATTTCCTCGACCAGATCTCGCAGGGCACCGGCCTGCCGCGCCGGCGCATAGCCGAGGACGCGCTCGCCGTGCTGCAATCGCACGACTGGCCGGGCAATGTCCGCCAGCTCCGCAACAATATCGAGCGGCTTCTGATCCTCGCCACTGGCGACCCCGACTCCGCGGTGACGGCGAGCATGCTGCCGCCCGATGTCGGCTCGCTGGTGCCGAGCCTGCCGAACGGCAATGGTGGCGAGCACCTGATGGGCCTGCCGCTACGTGAGGCGCGCGAGGTGTTCGAGCGGGAATATCTGGTCGCCCAGATCAGCCGCTTCGGCGGCAACATCTCGCGCACCGCCGAATTCGTCGGGATGGAGCGTTCGGCGCTCCATCGCAAGCTGAAGGCGTTGGGGATCGGCTGA
- a CDS encoding LysR family transcriptional regulator, translating into MAKTHVPLNALRAFEVSARQLSLTRAGLELRVTQAAVSHQIKSLEEILGVRLFRRLPRGLALTDEGQALLPVLSESFGRIRATLDRFENGHFREVVTVGTVGTFATGWLLDRLDAFGKANPYLDLRLLTNNNRADLAGEGLDYAIRYGDGSWHGTEAVPLFAAPLTPFCTPEIAARLTAPDDLGAHMLLRSYRADEWSRWFVAAGVPEPSRLRGLTFDSSVTMAEAAARGVGIALLPARMFETEQKSGRLARPFDIEVELGSYWLTSLKSRHETPAMQAFKGWLLGQLSKEKNRRRLPSPAADEPAIE; encoded by the coding sequence ATGGCTAAGACGCATGTCCCGTTGAATGCCCTGAGGGCGTTCGAGGTATCGGCCCGCCAGCTCAGCCTCACCCGCGCCGGGCTGGAGCTACGGGTGACGCAGGCTGCCGTCAGCCACCAGATCAAGAGCCTCGAGGAGATACTCGGGGTGCGGCTGTTCCGCCGCCTGCCGCGCGGCCTCGCCTTGACGGATGAGGGGCAGGCGCTGCTGCCGGTGCTCTCGGAATCCTTCGGCCGCATCCGTGCGACGCTCGATCGCTTCGAGAACGGCCATTTCCGCGAGGTGGTCACCGTCGGCACGGTCGGCACTTTCGCCACCGGCTGGCTGCTGGACCGGCTTGACGCATTCGGCAAGGCGAACCCCTATCTCGACCTGCGGCTGCTCACCAACAATAACCGCGCGGATCTCGCCGGGGAGGGGCTCGACTACGCCATCCGCTATGGCGACGGCTCCTGGCACGGCACTGAAGCGGTGCCGCTGTTCGCCGCGCCGCTGACGCCGTTCTGCACGCCTGAGATCGCCGCGCGGCTGACGGCGCCCGACGACCTCGGCGCGCATATGCTGTTGCGCTCCTATCGTGCCGACGAGTGGTCGCGCTGGTTCGTCGCAGCCGGCGTGCCGGAGCCCTCGCGCCTGCGCGGGCTCACCTTCGATTCCTCGGTCACCATGGCCGAGGCCGCCGCGCGGGGCGTCGGCATCGCGCTGCTGCCGGCCCGCATGTTCGAGACCGAGCAGAAATCCGGCCGGCTGGCGCGCCCCTTCGATATCGAAGTCGAGCTTGGCAGCTATTGGCTCACCTCGCTGAAATCGCGGCACGAGACCCCGGCCATGCAGGCCTTCAAGGGCTGGTTGCTGGGGCAGCTTAGCAAAGAGAAAAACCGCCGACGCTTGCCGTCACCAGCGGCCGATGAACCTGCTATAGAGTGA
- a CDS encoding PAS domain-containing sensor histidine kinase, with protein sequence MTDTKTPELDTRDAPDFGGAGFRFSLWGLAPLAVLVALITALVSFIVLIGITPLVPSQEVVITVLCLNGAMSLVLISIIGREVWRIVKARRRGRAAARLHVRVVALFGVVAVVPAILVALLASVTLDRGLDRWFSVRTRAIVDNAVSVAQTYVREHAYSIRGDVMGMARDLQRIRPLWDQDRSRFRQAMTAQAAVRGLPAAMVIQRDLTVVDRATIRVGREFPVPSNLAIKDATEDQPLIYLPNDADFVGAVIPLKDFGDLFLYVARPVDPRVIQYLNETRAAVADYRSLEERRVGVQVAFALLYAVISLTVLLSAVWLGINFANRLVAPIRRLIGAADLVAAGNLFVEVPVRRSEGDLSSLAETFNKMTHELRTQRNDLVQARDQIDTRRRFTEAVLSGVGAGVIGIDAEGRISIINRPAEKLLGVTEADVLGEQLAVVIPEISGLIAEAMQAGQKTVQANTTLARDGRERVLAVRFTTEQSREGDHGWVVTLDDITELVSAQRTSAWADVARRIAHEIKNPLTPIQLSAERLRRRYGKVIGEDREVFDQCTDTIIRQVGDIGRMVDEFSSFARMPKPVVEALDVAETVRQAVFLMRVGNPDITIDCEVPNAPVEAKFDRRLISQALTNIVKNATEAITAIPPEERTEPPRIEVKLKTEHGMAIVDVIDNGKGLPTENRARLLEPYVTTREKGTGLGLAIVGKIMEEHGGGIELLDAPSGKGAMIRLRFSLDGGPSGVNTAVGERPIRSVAV encoded by the coding sequence ATGACCGACACGAAGACGCCGGAACTCGATACACGCGACGCTCCGGATTTCGGCGGGGCGGGGTTCCGCTTTAGCCTGTGGGGCCTGGCGCCGCTCGCGGTGCTGGTGGCACTCATCACCGCTCTGGTGAGCTTCATCGTGCTGATCGGCATCACCCCGCTGGTGCCGTCGCAGGAAGTCGTCATCACCGTGCTGTGCCTCAACGGCGCAATGTCGCTGGTGCTCATCAGCATCATCGGCCGCGAGGTCTGGCGCATCGTCAAGGCGCGGCGGCGGGGCAGGGCGGCCGCCCGCCTGCATGTGCGGGTGGTGGCGTTGTTCGGCGTCGTTGCCGTGGTCCCGGCCATCCTGGTCGCGCTGCTGGCGAGCGTCACGCTCGATCGCGGCCTCGACCGCTGGTTCTCGGTGCGCACGCGCGCCATCGTCGATAATGCAGTGTCGGTAGCGCAGACCTATGTGCGCGAGCATGCCTATTCGATTCGCGGCGACGTCATGGGCATGGCGCGCGACCTGCAACGCATCCGCCCGCTCTGGGACCAGGACCGCAGCCGTTTCCGGCAGGCCATGACCGCCCAGGCGGCGGTGCGCGGCTTGCCCGCCGCGATGGTGATCCAGCGTGACCTTACCGTGGTCGACCGCGCCACCATCCGTGTCGGGCGCGAATTCCCGGTGCCGTCGAACCTCGCCATCAAGGATGCGACCGAAGACCAGCCGCTGATCTATCTGCCGAACGACGCCGATTTCGTCGGCGCGGTGATCCCGCTCAAGGATTTCGGCGACCTCTTCCTCTATGTCGCGCGCCCGGTCGATCCCCGCGTCATCCAGTACCTCAACGAGACGCGAGCCGCAGTTGCGGATTATCGCAGCCTGGAGGAGCGCCGCGTCGGCGTGCAGGTGGCGTTTGCACTGCTCTATGCGGTGATCTCGCTCACCGTGCTGCTCTCCGCGGTCTGGCTCGGCATAAATTTCGCCAATCGCCTGGTCGCACCGATTCGTCGTCTCATCGGCGCCGCCGATCTCGTCGCCGCCGGAAATCTCTTCGTCGAGGTGCCGGTGCGCCGGTCGGAAGGCGACCTGTCGAGCCTCGCCGAAACCTTCAACAAGATGACGCATGAGCTGCGCACCCAGCGCAACGACCTGGTGCAGGCGCGCGACCAGATCGATACGCGTCGCCGCTTCACCGAGGCGGTGCTGTCCGGCGTCGGCGCCGGTGTCATCGGCATCGATGCCGAAGGACGTATCTCCATCATCAACCGCCCGGCCGAGAAGCTGCTCGGCGTGACCGAGGCGGATGTGCTGGGCGAACAGCTCGCGGTGGTGATCCCGGAGATTTCCGGCCTCATCGCGGAGGCCATGCAGGCCGGGCAGAAGACGGTGCAGGCCAACACCACGCTCGCCCGCGACGGGCGAGAGCGGGTGCTGGCGGTGCGCTTCACCACCGAGCAGTCGCGCGAGGGCGACCATGGCTGGGTGGTGACGCTCGACGACATCACCGAACTGGTCTCGGCGCAGCGCACGTCCGCCTGGGCCGACGTGGCGCGCCGCATCGCCCACGAGATCAAGAACCCGCTGACCCCGATCCAGCTTTCCGCCGAGCGCCTGCGCCGGCGCTACGGCAAGGTGATCGGCGAGGACCGCGAGGTGTTCGACCAGTGCACCGACACCATCATCCGCCAGGTCGGCGACATCGGGCGCATGGTGGATGAGTTCTCCTCCTTCGCCCGCATGCCCAAGCCCGTGGTGGAAGCGCTCGACGTCGCCGAGACGGTGCGCCAGGCGGTGTTCCTGATGCGGGTCGGCAATCCCGACATCACCATCGACTGCGAGGTGCCGAACGCGCCGGTCGAAGCCAAGTTCGACCGGCGCCTCATCTCGCAGGCGCTGACCAACATCGTGAAGAACGCCACCGAGGCGATTACGGCCATTCCCCCCGAGGAACGGACCGAGCCGCCGCGCATCGAGGTCAAGCTCAAGACCGAGCATGGCATGGCGATCGTCGATGTCATCGACAACGGCAAGGGCCTGCCCACCGAGAACCGGGCGCGGCTGCTGGAGCCTTATGTGACGACGCGCGAGAAGGGCACCGGGCTCGGCCTCGCCATCGTCGGCAAGATCATGGAAGAGCACGGCGGGGGGATCGAGCTGCTCGATGCCCCGAGCGGGAAGGGCGCAATGATACGGCTGCGCTTCTCCCTCGATGGCGGGCCTTCCGGAGTGAACACCGCGGTCGGCGAGAGGCCGATTCGCTCGGTCGCGGTTTAA
- the ntrC gene encoding nitrogen regulation protein NR(I) — protein sequence MPTGSILVADDDAAIRTVLNQALSRAGYEVRSCGNAATLWRWVSQGDGDLVITDVVMPDENAFDLLPRIKKVRPDLPVIVMSAQNTFMTAIRASERGAYEYLPKPFDLKELIAIVGRALSEPKKPESALKNVEDVDSIPLVGRSPAMQDIYRVLARLMQTDLTVMIAGESGTGKELVARALHDYGKRRNGPFVAINMAAIPRDLIESELFGHEKGAFTGANARSAGRFEQAESGTLFLDEIGDMPMEAQTRLLRVLQQGEYTTVGGRTAIKTDVRIVAATNKDLRILIQQGLFREDLFFRLNVVPLRLPPLRERTEDVPDLVRHFFLQAEREGLPRKQIDAAALDRLKRYRWPGNVRELENLIRRLSALYPQEIITASIIEAELSTPISTAAPEESGGDETLASSVERHLNTYFGGFGETLPPPGLYHRILKDVEYPLLSAALAATRGNQIKAAELLGLNRNTLRKKIRDLDIQIIRTSR from the coding sequence ATGCCGACGGGAAGCATACTTGTTGCCGACGACGACGCGGCGATCCGTACCGTGCTGAACCAGGCGCTGTCCCGCGCCGGTTATGAAGTCCGTTCCTGCGGCAATGCCGCGACGCTGTGGCGCTGGGTGAGCCAGGGCGACGGCGACCTCGTCATCACCGACGTGGTGATGCCGGACGAGAACGCCTTCGACCTGCTGCCGCGCATCAAGAAGGTGCGGCCCGACCTGCCGGTCATCGTGATGAGCGCGCAGAACACCTTCATGACCGCGATCCGCGCTTCCGAGCGCGGTGCCTATGAATATCTGCCCAAGCCCTTCGACCTGAAGGAGCTGATCGCCATTGTCGGCCGCGCGCTCTCCGAGCCGAAGAAGCCGGAATCGGCGCTGAAGAACGTCGAGGACGTCGACTCCATACCGCTGGTCGGCCGCTCGCCGGCGATGCAGGACATCTACCGCGTCCTCGCCCGGCTGATGCAGACTGATCTCACCGTGATGATCGCCGGCGAGAGCGGCACCGGCAAGGAACTGGTGGCGCGCGCGCTCCACGATTACGGCAAGCGGCGCAACGGGCCGTTCGTCGCCATCAACATGGCGGCGATCCCGCGCGACCTCATCGAATCCGAGCTGTTCGGCCATGAGAAGGGGGCCTTCACCGGCGCGAATGCCCGCTCCGCCGGCCGCTTCGAGCAGGCCGAAAGCGGCACGCTGTTCCTCGACGAGATCGGCGACATGCCGATGGAGGCGCAGACCCGCCTGTTACGCGTGCTCCAGCAGGGCGAATACACCACCGTCGGCGGGCGCACCGCGATCAAGACTGACGTGCGTATCGTCGCCGCCACCAACAAGGATCTGCGCATCCTGATCCAGCAGGGCCTGTTCCGCGAGGATCTGTTCTTCCGGCTGAACGTCGTGCCGCTGCGGCTGCCGCCGCTGCGCGAGCGCACCGAGGACGTGCCGGACCTGGTGCGCCACTTCTTTCTGCAGGCCGAGCGCGAGGGCTTGCCGCGCAAGCAGATCGATGCCGCCGCGCTCGATCGGCTTAAGCGCTATCGCTGGCCCGGCAATGTGCGCGAGCTGGAGAACCTGATTCGCCGTCTGTCCGCGCTCTATCCGCAGGAGATCATCACCGCCTCAATCATCGAGGCGGAGCTGTCGACGCCGATTTCGACCGCCGCGCCGGAAGAAAGTGGCGGCGACGAGACGCTGGCCTCCTCGGTGGAGCGCCACCTCAACACTTATTTCGGCGGCTTCGGCGAGACGCTGCCACCGCCCGGGCTCTATCACCGCATCCTCAAGGACGTCGAGTATCCGTTGCTTTCCGCGGCTTTGGCGGCCACGCGCGGCAACCAGATCAAGGCGGCGGAACTGCTCGGCCTCAATCGCAACACGCTGCGCAAGAAGATCCGGGATCTCGACATCCAGATAATCCGCACCAGTCGCTAA
- a CDS encoding nitrogen regulation protein NR(II) produces MKSQPTGRLAQAAGTVMSDAAMNALPHPVVTVNADDRIVDANVAAEGFFEGSLAVLARHRLHEFVPFGSPLLSLIEQVRGRGAAVNEYRVDLGTPRNGGERIVDIHVAPLSEYPGHVVVMLQERTIADKMDRQLTHRGAARSVTALASMLAHEIKNPLSGIRGAAQLLELNASDDDRSLTRLITDEADRIVKLVDRMEVFSDERPIEREPVNIHAVLEHVRTLASSGFARHVRFVEEYDPSLPPVLANRDQLVQVFLNLVKNAAEAIGDTSDGEILLTTAFRPGVRLTVPGTTTRVSLPLEFCVRDNGPGVPEDLMPHLFDPFVTTKPTGTGLGLALVAKIVGDHGGIIECDSQPRRTTFRVLMPMYRGLAAAES; encoded by the coding sequence ATGAAGTCTCAGCCAACGGGACGTCTCGCCCAGGCGGCCGGCACAGTGATGTCCGACGCCGCCATGAATGCCCTGCCGCACCCGGTGGTGACGGTGAATGCCGACGACCGCATCGTCGATGCCAATGTTGCCGCCGAGGGCTTCTTCGAAGGCAGCCTCGCCGTGCTGGCGCGGCATCGGCTGCACGAATTCGTGCCGTTCGGCAGCCCGCTGCTGTCACTGATCGAGCAGGTGCGCGGGCGCGGCGCTGCGGTGAATGAATATCGCGTCGATCTCGGCACGCCGCGCAATGGCGGCGAGCGCATCGTCGACATCCATGTCGCGCCGCTCTCCGAATATCCCGGCCATGTGGTGGTGATGCTCCAGGAGCGCACCATCGCCGACAAGATGGACCGTCAGCTCACTCATCGCGGCGCGGCGCGCTCGGTCACCGCGCTCGCCTCCATGCTTGCGCACGAGATCAAGAACCCGCTGTCCGGCATTCGTGGCGCGGCGCAGCTGCTGGAGCTGAACGCCAGCGACGACGACCGCTCGCTGACCCGGCTCATCACCGACGAGGCCGACCGCATCGTGAAGCTGGTCGATCGCATGGAGGTGTTCTCCGACGAGCGCCCGATCGAGCGCGAGCCGGTCAATATCCACGCCGTGCTCGAGCATGTGCGCACGCTGGCCTCCTCAGGCTTCGCCCGGCACGTCCGCTTCGTCGAGGAGTACGACCCCTCGCTGCCGCCGGTGCTGGCGAATCGCGACCAATTGGTCCAGGTATTCCTGAATTTGGTGAAGAACGCCGCCGAAGCCATTGGAGATACTTCGGATGGCGAGATCCTGCTGACCACCGCCTTCCGTCCCGGCGTGCGGCTCACCGTGCCCGGCACCACGACGCGGGTCAGCCTGCCGCTGGAATTCTGCGTGCGCGACAACGGCCCCGGCGTGCCGGAAGACCTGATGCCGCATCTGTTCGACCCGTTCGTGACCACCAAGCCGACCGGCACCGGCCTCGGCCTAGCATTGGTCGCCAAGATCGTCGGCGACCATGGCGGCATCATCGAGTGCGACAGCCAGCCCCGCCGGACTACCTTCCGAGTCCTCATGCCCATGTATCGCGGCCTTGCCGCCGCCGAGAGTTGA
- the bla gene encoding class A beta-lactamase: MIDRRVFTAGLLPLIAGIALVAKTRPTFAAGSLQSQLDDQLPVLEKKTGGRLGVTIIDTADGTRAGYRADERFPMCSTFKALAAAAVLARVDAGKEQLDRIIRYAKSDLVTYSPTTEKHVADGMTLAALCEATITLSDNTAGNLLLANIGGPKGLTAYVRTLGDTMTRLDRNEPTLNEAKPGDPRDTTTPAAMAATLQRLVLGDSLSPASRQQLADWLVATKTGDERLRAGVPTGWRVGDKTGTGANNTANDIGVLWPPNRAPIVVTAYLTGARAAMPVRNAAIAEVGRLAAGVVG; the protein is encoded by the coding sequence ATGATCGACAGACGGGTTTTCACGGCGGGCTTGCTGCCGCTGATCGCCGGCATCGCGCTGGTCGCCAAGACACGGCCGACCTTCGCAGCGGGCAGCCTCCAGTCGCAGCTCGACGATCAACTCCCAGTGCTGGAGAAGAAGACCGGCGGGCGGCTCGGCGTCACTATCATCGATACCGCGGACGGCACGCGGGCAGGTTATCGGGCCGACGAGCGTTTCCCGATGTGCAGCACCTTCAAGGCGCTGGCGGCGGCCGCCGTGCTGGCGCGGGTCGATGCCGGCAAGGAACAGCTCGACCGCATCATCCGCTATGCGAAATCGGATCTCGTGACCTATTCGCCGACCACGGAGAAGCATGTCGCGGACGGCATGACCCTCGCCGCGCTCTGCGAAGCCACGATCACGCTGAGCGACAACACGGCCGGCAATCTGCTGCTCGCCAATATTGGCGGGCCGAAGGGCCTGACCGCCTATGTCCGCACGCTCGGCGACACCATGACCCGGCTCGACCGCAATGAGCCTACCCTCAACGAGGCGAAGCCCGGCGATCCGCGCGACACCACGACCCCCGCCGCGATGGCCGCAACGCTCCAGCGGCTCGTGCTTGGCGACTCGCTGTCGCCGGCATCGCGGCAGCAACTGGCGGACTGGCTGGTCGCCACCAAGACCGGCGACGAGCGGCTGCGCGCCGGGGTTCCGACCGGGTGGCGCGTCGGCGACAAGACCGGCACCGGAGCAAACAATACGGCCAACGATATCGGCGTGCTGTGGCCGCCCAACCGCGCGCCCATCGTGGTGACCGCCTATCTCACCGGGGCGCGCGCGGCGATGCCGGTCCGCAATGCCGCCATCGCCGAGGTGGGCCGGCTGGCCGCCGGGGTAGTCGGCTGA
- a CDS encoding TrkH family potassium uptake protein, with protein sequence MMALARHGVLAAGTMAAFLVFAAMIAVVRREPAAIVFMLTALLTIFAAGSVHLATRNRAARLDRVSSYALLVAIWVGLPIIAAIPIAATTPLGPVGSWFEAVAAFTTTGAAQVHDVADLPRSTLAWLLSLQWLGGLITLVGVVAVLAPAGIGGLPDRSARAIEHGSTESTALDDAIRHILPIYAGATVVCMLTLYAVGLRGFDAFGLASAALSTGGLLPDADGMSAYGSAAVKFVFMFFMLVGGTSILWHRMMLTRRFRLAFSQRENIAVLLVCLIVGILAAAVRFDTPEGSLSLPLALEDGLFSAISLITTTGVEPHAGAFSALPISLVTLLIFIGGATFSTSGGIKMYRVGVMGLQSLLELNRLIMPHAVRPRRLGRQTVSLEMMKAIWLCFAIASAVFVVLTAAVAPAMPSFEAAYVATLSALTNAGPIYAAGWDGSAAWPEWGALPAYAQIILALAMILGRLEILMVLGLIHFGFWRR encoded by the coding sequence ATGATGGCGCTCGCCCGGCACGGCGTCCTTGCGGCCGGCACCATGGCGGCCTTCCTGGTGTTCGCCGCCATGATCGCCGTGGTGCGCCGCGAGCCGGCGGCGATCGTGTTCATGCTGACCGCTCTGCTGACCATCTTCGCGGCGGGGAGCGTGCATCTCGCCACGCGCAACCGCGCCGCCCGGCTCGACCGCGTATCCTCCTATGCGCTGCTGGTCGCCATCTGGGTCGGGCTGCCCATCATCGCCGCCATTCCGATCGCGGCCACCACGCCGCTCGGGCCGGTCGGGTCGTGGTTCGAGGCGGTGGCGGCCTTCACCACGACCGGCGCGGCGCAGGTCCACGACGTCGCCGACCTGCCGCGCTCGACGCTGGCATGGCTGCTGTCGCTGCAATGGCTTGGCGGGCTGATCACCCTGGTCGGCGTCGTCGCGGTGCTGGCGCCCGCCGGAATTGGCGGGCTGCCGGATCGCAGCGCGCGCGCCATCGAGCACGGTTCCACGGAATCGACGGCGCTCGATGATGCCATCCGCCACATCCTGCCGATTTACGCCGGTGCGACCGTGGTGTGCATGCTGACGCTCTATGCCGTCGGCCTGCGCGGCTTCGACGCCTTCGGCCTTGCCAGCGCCGCGCTGTCTACCGGCGGCCTGCTGCCCGATGCGGACGGCATGTCGGCCTATGGATCGGCCGCGGTGAAATTCGTCTTCATGTTCTTCATGCTGGTCGGCGGCACCAGCATATTATGGCACCGCATGATGCTGACGCGGCGCTTCCGCCTTGCCTTCAGCCAGCGCGAGAACATTGCGGTGCTGCTGGTCTGCCTCATCGTCGGCATCCTCGCCGCCGCCGTGCGCTTCGATACGCCGGAAGGCAGCCTGTCGCTGCCGCTGGCGCTGGAGGACGGACTGTTCTCGGCGATCTCGCTCATCACCACCACCGGCGTCGAGCCGCATGCCGGCGCCTTCTCGGCGCTGCCGATCTCGCTGGTGACGCTGCTGATCTTCATCGGCGGCGCCACCTTCTCGACCAGCGGCGGCATCAAGATGTACCGCGTCGGCGTGATGGGGCTGCAGAGCCTGCTGGAGCTGAACCGGCTGATCATGCCGCACGCGGTGCGCCCGCGCCGGTTGGGGCGACAGACCGTGTCGCTGGAGATGATGAAGGCGATTTGGCTCTGCTTTGCCATTGCCAGCGCGGTGTTCGTCGTGCTGACCGCGGCGGTGGCGCCGGCCATGCCGAGCTTCGAGGCCGCCTATGTGGCGACGCTGTCGGCGCTCACCAATGCCGGCCCGATCTATGCCGCCGGTTGGGACGGCTCCGCGGCCTGGCCTGAATGGGGGGCGTTGCCGGCCTATGCCCAGATCATACTCGCGCTGGCGATGATTCTCGGCCGACTTGAAATCCTCATGGTGCTGGGGCTCATTCATTTCGGTTTCTGGCGGCGCTAG